One region of Duncaniella freteri genomic DNA includes:
- a CDS encoding RagB/SusD family nutrient uptake outer membrane protein, whose product MRKKYISLLLTLLAVFTSCDDKLDITPRGFSTLNTVDDLGALINKEWRIYDWDFNHEMITGNTFALWSTPEEIFNVKNSVEYAFIYADESVDRVALCEEDDRYKEIYSNIKYCNIVACQMPDLDGDQYKKNRFIAQARILRAWFHFLAVNLWAAQYDEATAASTGGVPYVDNIDFGAEKTKLTVAQVYEKILADCSDELIECLDKTPTDDPFRFEADFGYAVRARVLFQMKRYEEAATYARKALEINPTIEDRSTIVDKGTWESTFNSPNHYMFILTSFVTNQSEMGNMTLTPKFLSLYEQGDYVRYYSREDDWTEYDDLLYGPEGSANYSPQGAARINVWGLRAEQMYYVLGECLIRAGQIDEGLDQVDKVRKYRIHPEFYRPFKGTVNTKQEAMALLSKAKTVECIISYENFFDCKRRNTEPEYAADVVHHMDDFGDFTIRPNSPLWIYPFPMNATNFNPSLTQNI is encoded by the coding sequence ATGAGAAAAAAATATATTTCACTCCTCCTGACACTGCTTGCCGTGTTCACCTCCTGTGACGACAAGCTCGACATAACTCCCCGCGGATTCTCGACTCTCAACACCGTCGACGACCTCGGCGCGCTCATCAACAAGGAATGGCGCATATATGACTGGGATTTCAACCACGAGATGATCACCGGCAACACATTCGCACTGTGGTCGACTCCCGAGGAAATATTCAATGTGAAAAACTCCGTGGAGTACGCGTTCATCTACGCTGACGAGTCCGTTGACCGCGTCGCTCTATGCGAGGAGGACGACCGCTACAAGGAGATTTACTCGAATATAAAATACTGCAACATCGTGGCCTGCCAGATGCCTGATCTCGACGGTGACCAGTACAAGAAAAACCGCTTCATAGCACAGGCACGCATACTCCGCGCATGGTTTCACTTCCTGGCCGTGAACCTATGGGCCGCACAGTATGACGAGGCCACCGCCGCATCGACCGGAGGCGTGCCTTACGTGGATAATATCGATTTCGGTGCCGAGAAGACCAAGCTCACCGTGGCCCAGGTCTACGAGAAGATCCTCGCCGACTGCTCCGACGAGCTTATAGAATGCCTCGACAAAACCCCGACCGACGATCCCTTCCGCTTCGAGGCCGACTTCGGCTACGCAGTGCGCGCCCGTGTGCTCTTCCAGATGAAACGCTACGAAGAGGCAGCCACATATGCCCGCAAAGCTCTCGAGATCAACCCCACCATCGAAGACCGCTCTACCATAGTCGACAAAGGCACCTGGGAATCCACTTTCAACTCGCCCAACCATTACATGTTTATCCTCACCAGCTTCGTCACCAACCAGTCCGAAATGGGCAACATGACACTCACTCCCAAGTTCCTCAGCCTCTACGAACAGGGCGACTATGTGCGCTACTATTCGCGCGAGGATGACTGGACCGAATATGACGACCTGCTCTACGGACCCGAGGGGAGCGCAAATTACTCGCCCCAGGGTGCGGCCCGCATCAACGTGTGGGGACTGCGCGCCGAGCAGATGTACTACGTGCTTGGCGAGTGCCTTATCCGCGCGGGACAAATCGACGAGGGTCTCGACCAGGTCGACAAGGTGCGCAAATACCGCATACACCCCGAATTCTACAGACCCTTCAAAGGCACCGTCAACACCAAACAGGAGGCCATGGCCCTGCTGAGCAAAGCCAAGACCGTGGAGTGCATAATATCATATGAAAACTTCTTCGACTGCAAGCGTCGCAACACCGAGCCTGAATATGCAGCCGATGTGGTGCACCACATGGACGATTTCGGAGACT
- a CDS encoding sigma-70 family RNA polymerase sigma factor, with amino-acid sequence MIDYESLYRCFLAGQMVPFYKIMYPGLLTFASRMLGAKMAFMAEDAVQDAVLSTYEHRDEIESAVHWRWYMLQCVRRRVSNLLRHRGIVDDYASEALNDCGGDDVEHDCSYWLMRQEALDTLFAAIERLPDQYKEIFRLNFEQGLKNQEIARMLDVAEITVKKRKARMLDLLRGYLGADANTLIMLYVMTRVSDSPSLLMRIVDEMRSGCELL; translated from the coding sequence ATGATAGATTACGAATCGCTCTATAGATGTTTTCTTGCCGGTCAGATGGTCCCTTTCTACAAGATTATGTATCCGGGATTGTTGACCTTTGCATCGCGTATGCTCGGGGCAAAGATGGCGTTTATGGCGGAGGATGCCGTACAGGATGCAGTGCTTTCGACTTATGAGCACCGTGATGAGATAGAGAGTGCTGTGCACTGGCGATGGTATATGCTTCAGTGTGTGAGGCGCAGGGTTTCTAACCTGTTGCGCCACAGGGGTATTGTCGATGACTATGCCTCGGAGGCACTGAACGATTGCGGAGGGGATGATGTGGAGCACGATTGCTCCTATTGGCTTATGCGCCAGGAGGCTCTCGACACTCTTTTTGCTGCCATAGAGAGATTGCCTGACCAATACAAGGAGATATTCAGGCTGAATTTTGAGCAGGGTCTGAAAAATCAGGAGATTGCCCGAATGCTTGATGTCGCCGAGATCACGGTGAAGAAACGAAAAGCCCGAATGCTTGACCTGCTGCGCGGCTATCTTGGAGCGGATGCCAATACGCTGATTATGCTTTATGTGATGACGAGGGTATCGGATTCGCCGTCGTTATTGATGAGGATTGTCGATGAGATGCGGTCAGGGTGTGAGCTGCTGTGA
- a CDS encoding YebC/PmpR family DNA-binding transcriptional regulator: MGRAFEYRKARKLKRWGNMSRTFTRIGKEITIAAKAGGPDPSTNPRLRALMQNAKAANMPKDTVERAIKKATDKDASDYKEIIYEGYGPFGIAIVVEAATDNNTRTVANVRSYFTKHGGTLGTQGSLSFMFDHKSVFKIKPKEGVSLEDLELELIDYGVDELEDIVDEESGDEQVVLYGAFEEYSNIQKYLEDNGFEIISSEFERIPHELKEVTAEQRVTLEKLLEKFEDDEDVQNVFHNMKEEDGDAE; this comes from the coding sequence ATGGGAAGAGCATTTGAATACCGCAAAGCCCGCAAGCTCAAACGCTGGGGCAATATGTCCCGCACATTCACACGCATAGGCAAGGAAATCACCATCGCCGCAAAAGCAGGCGGACCGGACCCCTCCACCAACCCTCGTCTGCGTGCTCTCATGCAGAACGCCAAGGCTGCAAATATGCCAAAGGACACAGTGGAACGCGCCATCAAGAAAGCCACTGACAAGGACGCAAGCGACTACAAGGAGATCATCTACGAAGGATACGGACCCTTCGGTATCGCAATCGTGGTCGAGGCTGCAACCGACAACAACACCCGCACCGTGGCAAACGTGCGTTCCTACTTCACAAAGCACGGCGGCACTCTCGGCACCCAGGGTTCACTCTCATTCATGTTTGACCACAAGAGCGTATTCAAGATCAAGCCCAAAGAAGGAGTCTCACTCGAAGACCTCGAACTTGAGCTTATCGATTACGGCGTGGACGAACTTGAGGATATCGTTGACGAGGAGTCGGGCGACGAGCAGGTAGTGCTCTATGGTGCTTTCGAGGAATACTCCAATATACAGAAGTACCTTGAGGACAACGGCTTTGAGATCATCTCATCCGAGTTTGAGCGCATCCCCCACGAGCTCAAGGAGGTCACCGCCGAGCAGCGTGTCACCCTTGAGAAACTCCTCGAAAAATTTGAGGACGACGAGGATGTACAGAACGTGTTCCACAACATGAAGGAAGAGGATGGCGACGCGGAGTAA
- the pheT gene encoding phenylalanine--tRNA ligase subunit beta translates to MNISYNWLKKYIDFDLTPDEVAAALTSTGLETGSVEEVESIRGGLRGIVIGKVLTCVEHPNSDHLHITTVDLGDGEATQIVCGAPNVAAGQTVVVATVGTTLYGAEGEEFQIKKSKIRGVESFGMICAEDEIGVGNSHDGIIVIAEDVKPGTPAAEYFGLTSDYVLEVDLTPNRIDAASHYGVARDLGAWLSCHAKPGNLTRPSVEAFAIEAPEGGVKVRVDNTEACPRYSGVTITGVTVKESPKWLQDLLSAVGLRPINNIVDITNYLLHAMGQPLHCFDVDKIAGGEVIVRNAEQGAKFVTLDGVEHTLDSRDLMICNTREPMCIAGVFGGLDSGVTESTTSVFLESAYFNPTSVRKTARRHGLNTDSSFRFERGVDPNNTTYVLHLAALMVKELAGGTITGPEIDIYPSVIEPAEVTLDFDYATRLVGKHIPSDTMIAILKSLEMEIMTAGEKDVTVKVPTYRVDVTRPCDVVEDILRIYGYNNVEISSTVHSSLSYKSREDEENSLRDLISEQLCGEGFNEILNNSLTREAYYADLEQMSADHCVRLLNPLSNDLNVMRQTLLFGGLESASHNINRRESDLLMYEFGNVYIFNPEAKGNPEAVLAPYRQHSRLGIWMSGLLRQPSWARSAAEVTFYDLKAVVANILRRLGISASEIKYTTSANEIYAAGLDISTRSGKQIGSLGILAKKILNKADIKQAVMYAELDWNTLVGLSVKKKVTFAALPKTQAVKRDLALLLDKNITMERVEATVRASEKRLLKDISLFDVYEGKNLPEGKKSYAITLTLQDDEKTLQDKQIEAVMSKVITNLTKQLGAELR, encoded by the coding sequence ATGAATATTTCCTACAATTGGCTTAAAAAATACATCGATTTTGACCTCACACCTGACGAAGTTGCGGCAGCACTGACCTCGACCGGACTTGAGACCGGCAGTGTCGAGGAGGTCGAATCCATCCGCGGAGGTCTGCGCGGAATAGTCATAGGCAAAGTGCTCACATGTGTGGAGCATCCCAACAGCGACCATCTACACATCACAACCGTTGACCTCGGCGACGGCGAAGCCACACAGATAGTGTGCGGCGCGCCCAATGTCGCAGCAGGTCAGACAGTAGTGGTCGCCACAGTAGGCACCACGCTCTACGGAGCGGAGGGAGAGGAATTCCAGATAAAGAAATCCAAAATACGCGGTGTGGAATCCTTCGGCATGATATGTGCCGAGGACGAGATAGGCGTAGGCAACTCCCATGACGGCATCATCGTTATAGCCGAGGATGTCAAGCCCGGCACTCCTGCCGCCGAGTACTTCGGACTCACATCCGACTATGTGCTTGAAGTGGACCTCACTCCCAACCGTATCGACGCAGCATCGCACTATGGTGTGGCACGCGACCTCGGAGCATGGCTCTCATGCCATGCCAAGCCTGGAAATCTCACACGTCCATCGGTGGAAGCCTTCGCAATCGAAGCTCCCGAAGGCGGCGTGAAGGTAAGAGTCGACAACACCGAGGCATGCCCCCGCTACAGCGGAGTCACCATCACAGGTGTCACAGTAAAGGAATCCCCAAAATGGCTCCAGGATCTCCTGTCTGCCGTAGGGTTGCGCCCTATCAACAACATCGTCGACATAACCAACTACCTGCTCCATGCAATGGGCCAGCCACTCCACTGCTTCGACGTCGATAAGATCGCAGGCGGAGAAGTGATTGTAAGGAATGCCGAGCAGGGCGCAAAATTCGTCACTCTCGACGGCGTGGAACACACACTCGACTCGCGCGACCTCATGATATGCAACACACGCGAGCCGATGTGCATAGCCGGAGTGTTCGGAGGTCTGGACTCCGGTGTCACCGAATCCACGACATCTGTATTCCTTGAGAGTGCTTATTTCAATCCTACATCGGTGCGCAAGACCGCTCGCCGACACGGACTCAACACTGACTCTTCTTTCCGTTTCGAACGCGGTGTCGACCCCAACAACACCACCTATGTGCTCCACCTCGCCGCCCTTATGGTGAAGGAGCTTGCAGGAGGCACCATCACAGGTCCCGAAATCGACATATACCCCTCAGTGATCGAGCCGGCAGAAGTGACCCTTGATTTCGATTACGCCACCCGGCTTGTGGGTAAACACATCCCCTCCGACACCATGATCGCCATCCTCAAGAGCCTTGAGATGGAGATTATGACTGCCGGCGAGAAGGATGTCACCGTCAAGGTGCCCACCTATCGCGTCGATGTGACACGCCCATGCGATGTGGTCGAGGATATACTGAGAATCTACGGTTACAACAATGTGGAAATCTCCTCCACAGTCCACTCCTCACTATCCTACAAGAGCCGCGAGGATGAAGAGAACAGTCTGCGCGACCTCATCAGCGAGCAGCTGTGCGGAGAAGGCTTCAACGAGATCCTCAACAATTCCCTGACACGCGAAGCCTACTACGCCGATCTCGAACAGATGTCGGCGGACCATTGCGTCAGGCTCCTCAACCCATTGAGCAACGACCTCAATGTGATGCGCCAGACACTCCTGTTCGGCGGTCTCGAATCAGCCTCCCACAACATCAACCGCCGCGAAAGCGACCTGCTGATGTATGAGTTCGGCAACGTATACATATTCAACCCGGAAGCCAAAGGCAATCCCGAAGCAGTTCTCGCACCCTACAGGCAACACTCACGCCTTGGCATATGGATGAGCGGACTTCTCCGTCAGCCATCATGGGCACGCTCTGCCGCCGAGGTAACATTCTACGACCTCAAGGCTGTGGTAGCCAACATACTCCGCCGACTCGGCATTTCCGCCTCAGAGATAAAATATACCACATCAGCCAACGAGATTTATGCTGCCGGACTCGACATCTCCACTCGTTCAGGCAAGCAGATAGGCTCGCTCGGCATCCTCGCCAAGAAGATTCTCAACAAGGCAGACATCAAGCAGGCTGTCATGTATGCCGAGCTTGACTGGAACACCCTTGTCGGACTCTCCGTCAAGAAAAAAGTGACTTTCGCCGCACTGCCGAAGACCCAGGCCGTGAAACGCGACCTCGCGCTATTGCTCGACAAGAACATCACTATGGAACGTGTCGAAGCCACAGTTCGAGCCAGCGAAAAACGTCTGCTGAAGGACATCTCTCTATTCGACGTTTACGAAGGGAAGAATCTCCCGGAAGGCAAAAAGTCCTATGCCATCACCCTCACACTTCAGGATGATGAGAAGACACTCCAGGACAAACAGATCGAAGCTGTGATGAGCAAGGTGATAACCAATCTCACCAAGCAGCTCGGAGCAGAACTCAGATAG
- a CDS encoding FecR family protein → MDYDRHITRLIYLRMIGTISPSDNQRLEEWLDADQAHRRFFESLSDYDTLSEEMLMRSAVDYRRPALDMTRIIRSRRRACISRRIIRAAAILAAIIAIGTTLLFLSPVRLSTSIGDSRQHIAETPPAKSLDDFVAGSPKATVTNSTGQTISLSANESGRDGADCFITPPSPTPEELCLEVPRGGEFKIILEDSTEVWLNSESTIRYPEAFGSGERRVAVTGEVYFQVKKDPSRPFYVETDRQVVRVYGTSFNIRAYHDEPATYTTLETGSISLSQSSAPSGELFLSQGHQAILDHTSDRINMSVVDPGVVTSWRHGRFIFENQTLERIMRDLSRWYDFHYEFTDQSLSSRIFMGSIPRYSDFRTVIQVLENCGHIRFTVSPSDNKILISEE, encoded by the coding sequence ATGGACTACGACCGTCACATAACCCGCCTCATATATCTGCGCATGATAGGCACCATATCTCCATCCGACAACCAACGGCTGGAAGAATGGCTGGACGCCGATCAGGCCCACCGACGATTCTTCGAAAGCCTGTCGGATTATGACACCCTGTCCGAAGAAATGCTCATGCGAAGCGCGGTTGACTACCGCCGTCCCGCTCTCGACATGACCCGGATCATCCGCTCCAGACGCCGGGCATGCATATCACGGCGCATAATACGTGCGGCAGCCATACTGGCAGCCATAATAGCCATCGGTACGACACTGCTTTTCCTCTCCCCTGTCCGCCTCTCCACAAGTATCGGCGACAGCCGTCAGCACATAGCCGAGACACCTCCGGCAAAAAGCCTCGACGACTTTGTGGCAGGATCACCCAAAGCCACAGTCACAAACTCCACAGGACAGACCATCTCACTCTCAGCCAATGAATCAGGGCGCGATGGTGCCGACTGCTTCATCACCCCTCCCTCCCCTACCCCCGAGGAGCTATGCCTCGAAGTGCCACGCGGAGGGGAATTCAAAATCATCCTTGAGGACTCAACCGAAGTATGGCTCAACTCCGAGTCGACCATACGTTACCCAGAAGCATTCGGCTCCGGCGAACGCCGTGTGGCAGTGACCGGAGAAGTATATTTCCAGGTAAAGAAAGACCCTTCCCGGCCATTCTACGTGGAGACCGACCGTCAGGTAGTACGAGTATACGGCACAAGCTTCAACATACGCGCCTACCACGATGAGCCGGCCACCTACACCACACTTGAGACCGGCTCCATATCCCTCTCCCAATCCTCAGCCCCGTCAGGAGAACTGTTCCTCTCTCAAGGTCACCAGGCAATACTCGACCACACATCCGACCGCATCAACATGTCGGTAGTTGACCCCGGCGTGGTTACATCCTGGCGGCACGGACGCTTCATCTTCGAAAATCAGACGCTCGAACGCATAATGCGCGACCTCAGCCGATGGTATGACTTCCATTACGAATTTACCGACCAATCCCTGTCCTCCCGCATATTCATGGGAAGCATACCGCGATACTCCGACTTCCGCACAGTGATACAAGTACTTGAGAACTGCGGACACATACGCTTCACCGTCTCCCCCTCCGACAACAAGATACTGATTTCGGAAGAATGA
- a CDS encoding SusC/RagA family TonB-linked outer membrane protein, producing MKPRLLWLLAMVLCVHMYAGAQTTYNATFSNATAETAIRILKQSTGYDFVYEKSLITNNSSTVSGSYHNTSLSDLLNATVEQQLGLSYKIVGTTVSLSERKKGSTTFDANITGTVVDESGEPLAGATIMLKGTHYGVSADIDGRFSIHVHHTDPSLEFSYVGMHPQSVRLTRNNIGKPLNVTLRTNASTMDEVVVTGYQNIKRENATGSYTILSGDEINKRHIADITSGLEGNIPGLVNKRNKYATGENNIVIRGVGTFTASTAPLVVVDGLPIEGGIETVNNYDIKSVTVLKDASAAAIYGARASNGVIVITTKQADREKLSVEFNADLSISGKTDYSKAGWASAAQAIQLEQLNWNGMKDKDPDQFNALLSRYNDYDQRIGLSPVTRMLVRNYLGELDTDVMNNTLDQWARNDYRREWQDAAERTRIAQTYNLSLRNQGKVLASSFTFNYSDDNLGMKKENNRSLQFRYKGDLKAAKWLDLSFSVNVINNRTKRNATGAYSEINSFYPYQSMYNPDGSLARMEADAMLDNPVFENPAFGLMDHSYNLRNEIGLNTSKTTGTNIRAYVHALFHLPVQGWNASVMYQHEDIQQQSETEYFKNSYYARDIYNRYTTGGVTKVWEVDPSVDFWDVYDNPDAYPGYSVFNPVTGDFFYDENGNFAAAKQVEQLLPLKHHVPEGGMLISSNTHSRFYTFRAQTDFNRTFGKHDISVLAGFEYRQTKSSGSSAAYLGYDHQTLTNQNTHVDWDFVNGFGQMGILGTSCPPSGVYANFGTSETLHRFYSYYFTGSYVYDSRYSVFGSYRVDKADLFGTDPKFRGRPLWSVGGSWNAHNEAFLQPLNWLDALKLRVSYGLTGNINSNAKSVMTASLSTNRFNGGIMGEIQEAPNDQLRWEKTATWNWGLDFALFGYRLNGSVDAYRKYSTDILTDVALDITSGFEDLLLNAGEMLNTGVELQLNGRILPSNSRKQLGINLGLTFGYNHNKVKKVYFHPHTGSEFRSMELKQGYPLNTVIGVDYAGYVTDDKGITYGTWRDHNGEIHNTSLSSADFKIEDCVYLGTSTPVWTGGIIPEIRYQGFTLSAMMHYYGGHYMNTDPRVWGITSTRGGSAASELDFWNGVEGAVPNGYLTKYYDSRTMQIASSDYRNYSRADYLKLRSITLSYEFERKLIRRIGLSDLSLRFQVDNVATWARNGRSWDPEATRMGGIPVKTPSTYTMSIFLNL from the coding sequence ATGAAACCAAGACTCCTATGGTTACTTGCAATGGTATTGTGTGTGCATATGTATGCCGGCGCACAGACGACATACAATGCGACATTCAGCAACGCAACTGCCGAAACGGCGATCCGGATTCTCAAACAAAGTACCGGATATGACTTCGTCTATGAGAAATCCCTCATAACCAATAATTCATCCACTGTATCAGGGAGCTACCATAACACTTCACTATCGGACCTCCTTAATGCCACTGTAGAGCAGCAGCTCGGGCTGTCATATAAGATTGTAGGCACCACCGTGTCACTGTCCGAAAGAAAAAAGGGTTCCACCACATTCGACGCTAATATAACAGGCACTGTGGTCGACGAGTCAGGCGAACCGCTCGCGGGAGCCACCATCATGCTCAAAGGCACTCACTACGGTGTCAGTGCCGACATCGACGGCCGATTCAGCATCCATGTACACCACACCGACCCATCGCTCGAATTTTCCTACGTGGGCATGCATCCACAGTCTGTACGACTTACCAGAAACAACATAGGGAAGCCGCTAAACGTCACCCTCCGCACCAATGCATCGACTATGGATGAAGTGGTAGTAACAGGCTATCAGAACATCAAGCGCGAAAATGCCACCGGCTCCTACACCATACTCTCGGGCGACGAAATCAACAAGCGTCACATAGCCGACATCACTTCGGGCCTCGAAGGCAACATACCCGGACTCGTAAACAAGCGCAACAAATACGCCACAGGTGAAAACAATATCGTCATACGCGGTGTCGGCACATTCACAGCCTCGACTGCACCGCTCGTTGTGGTCGACGGACTCCCCATCGAGGGCGGCATCGAGACAGTCAACAACTATGACATCAAGTCGGTGACCGTGCTCAAGGACGCTTCGGCAGCCGCCATCTACGGCGCACGCGCATCCAACGGCGTCATCGTCATCACCACCAAGCAGGCTGACCGCGAAAAGCTCTCTGTAGAATTCAATGCCGACCTCTCAATCTCGGGAAAGACCGACTACTCCAAGGCAGGATGGGCCTCGGCGGCACAGGCCATACAGCTCGAACAGCTCAACTGGAACGGCATGAAGGACAAAGATCCCGATCAGTTCAACGCCCTGCTCAGCCGCTACAACGACTATGACCAGCGCATAGGCCTCTCTCCGGTGACCCGCATGTTAGTGCGCAACTATCTCGGTGAACTCGACACCGATGTCATGAACAACACCCTCGACCAGTGGGCGCGCAACGACTACCGACGCGAGTGGCAGGACGCCGCCGAGCGCACACGCATAGCCCAGACCTACAACCTCTCGCTCCGGAATCAGGGCAAAGTGCTCGCATCGAGCTTCACTTTCAACTACTCCGACGACAACCTCGGAATGAAGAAAGAAAACAACCGCTCACTCCAGTTCCGCTACAAAGGAGACCTCAAGGCTGCAAAGTGGCTCGACCTTTCATTCTCAGTCAACGTCATCAACAACCGCACTAAGCGCAATGCCACCGGAGCCTACAGCGAAATCAACAGCTTCTACCCCTATCAGAGCATGTATAACCCCGACGGCTCACTCGCCCGCATGGAAGCCGACGCCATGCTCGACAATCCCGTGTTCGAGAATCCGGCTTTCGGACTGATGGACCACTCCTACAATCTCCGCAACGAGATCGGACTCAACACATCCAAAACTACCGGCACCAACATACGCGCCTATGTACACGCCCTCTTCCACCTCCCTGTGCAGGGATGGAACGCTTCGGTGATGTATCAGCACGAGGACATACAGCAACAGTCAGAGACCGAATACTTTAAAAACTCCTATTATGCCCGCGACATCTATAACCGCTATACCACAGGCGGAGTCACCAAGGTATGGGAGGTTGACCCCTCTGTCGACTTTTGGGACGTATATGACAATCCCGACGCCTACCCCGGCTACTCAGTCTTCAACCCCGTAACTGGTGACTTTTTCTATGACGAAAACGGCAATTTTGCTGCCGCAAAGCAGGTAGAACAACTTCTCCCATTGAAACACCACGTGCCCGAAGGCGGCATGCTCATATCATCCAACACCCACAGCCGCTTCTACACCTTCCGTGCGCAGACCGACTTCAACCGCACTTTCGGCAAGCACGACATCAGCGTCCTCGCCGGCTTCGAATACCGCCAGACCAAGTCAAGCGGCTCATCCGCAGCCTATCTCGGCTATGATCACCAGACCCTCACCAACCAGAACACCCACGTCGACTGGGACTTCGTCAACGGCTTCGGCCAGATGGGCATACTCGGCACAAGTTGCCCCCCCTCAGGCGTTTACGCTAACTTCGGCACCTCCGAAACCCTCCACCGCTTCTACAGCTACTACTTCACCGGCAGCTACGTGTATGACTCCCGCTACAGCGTATTCGGATCATACCGCGTGGACAAGGCCGACCTCTTCGGCACCGACCCGAAATTCCGCGGACGTCCCCTATGGTCGGTAGGCGGCTCATGGAACGCCCACAACGAAGCATTCCTCCAGCCTCTTAACTGGCTCGACGCCCTAAAGCTCCGCGTCTCCTACGGTCTGACCGGAAACATCAACTCCAACGCCAAGTCAGTCATGACCGCAAGCCTCTCGACCAACCGCTTCAACGGCGGCATCATGGGCGAGATACAGGAGGCTCCCAACGACCAGCTCCGCTGGGAGAAGACAGCCACATGGAACTGGGGTCTTGACTTCGCCCTTTTCGGCTACCGCCTCAACGGCTCGGTCGACGCTTACCGCAAATACAGCACCGACATCCTCACCGACGTGGCTCTTGACATCACCTCGGGCTTCGAGGACCTGCTGCTCAACGCGGGCGAGATGCTCAACACCGGTGTCGAGCTACAGCTCAACGGCCGCATACTCCCCTCCAATTCTCGCAAACAGCTGGGCATCAACCTCGGACTGACATTCGGATACAACCATAACAAGGTCAAGAAAGTGTACTTCCATCCCCACACCGGCTCGGAGTTCCGCTCCATGGAACTCAAGCAGGGCTATCCCCTCAACACAGTTATCGGTGTCGACTATGCCGGATATGTCACCGACGACAAGGGCATCACCTACGGAACATGGCGTGACCACAACGGCGAGATCCACAACACATCACTCTCATCGGCCGACTTCAAGATAGAGGACTGCGTATATCTCGGCACATCGACCCCCGTATGGACCGGCGGCATCATCCCGGAGATACGCTACCAGGGCTTCACACTCTCAGCCATGATGCACTACTACGGCGGCCACTACATGAACACCGACCCGCGCGTATGGGGCATCACCTCGACCAGAGGCGGATCAGCAGCATCCGAACTTGACTTCTGGAACGGTGTGGAAGGTGCCGTCCCCAACGGATATCTCACAAAATATTACGACTCGCGCACCATGCAGATAGCCTCATCGGACTATCGCAACTACTCGCGTGCCGACTACCTGAAGCTCCGCTCCATCACACTCTCCTACGAGTTTGAGCGCAAACTCATACGCCGCATCGGACTCAGCGACCTGAGCCTCCGCTTCCAGGTCGACAACGTAGCCACATGGGCACGCAACGGCCGCAGCTGGGACCCCGAAGCAACACGCATGGGCGGAATCCCCGTCAAGACTCCGTCGACCTACACCATGAGCATTTTCCTCAACCTCTAA